In Streptomyces sp. HUAS ZL42, the DNA window GGCCGCGATGCGGGTGTAGTCGCCGGGCACCTCGTCGAACTTGCCGGTGTCCTCGGCCCGCACGATCACGTGCCGGACGCGGCCCCGGTCGACGCGGTCGCGCAGGTCGGCGGGGCCCAGCAGCGGGGTGGCGGGGATGACCACGGCCCGCAGCTTCATGGCGGCGAGTGCCGTGATCCACAGTTCGGCCTGGTTGCCGAGCATGACCAGGATGCGGTCCTCGGCGCGCACCCCGCGCTCGCGCAGCCAGTTCGCGAACGAACCGGAGCGCACGGAGAGCTCGCCGAAGGACAGCCGGGTCTGCGAGCCGTCCTCCTCGACGATGTGCAGCGCGGTGCGGGCGTTCCCGTGCGCGATCTCGTCGAACCAGTCGAGCGCCCAGTTGAACTCGGTGGGACGGGGCCAGACGAAGCCCTCGTAGGCCGTGGCGTAGTCCTCGCGGTGCTCCAGCAGGAAGTCCCGCGCCCTGCGGAACTGCTCCGTCGCCGTAGTCATCTGCTGTCCTCCTCCGTGCCGGACCATTGCCGGGCGGCTCTCTGACATCGTGTAATCCGTGATGCAGGTCTCACTACCCCCGAACGGGGGTGTGGGTCCCGAGGCAGCCGCAACGAAGGGGCGAGCGGGTGACAGCGGACACGGGCGGTGGGGTGGAGATACGCGGTGCACTGGTGCGGCTGCGCCGCACGACCGGGCTTCCCGTCGCCTTCGGCGGGTTGGTGGAGCCGGGGCGGCAGCGGATGCGCATCAGCGAACTGATCGGTACGGCGACGCCCGCGCTCAGCGCGCTCGCGGTGACCTCCGGCAACGGCCTGGGCGGGAAGGCGGTGGCCCTGGCCCGCCCCTGCGCGGTGACGGACTACTCCTCGTCGCTGCAGATCAGCCACGAGTACGACGCCGCCGTCGCCCAGGAGGGACTGCGCTCGATCCTCGCGGTGCCGGTCGTCGTACGACGGCGGGTCCGGGGCGTGCTGTACGGCGCCCTGCGCACGGCCCAGCCGCTGGGCGACCGGACGCTGAGCGCGGCCGTGGCGGCCGCACGCGACGTGGAGCAGGCACTGGTGGTACGGGACGAGGCACGCGACCTGATGGCGGCGGCCCGCCCGGAGCCCGCCCGGGACGCCGACGCGGCCGCTGCCTGGGAGCAGGTCCGCGAGGCCCACGCGGCGCTGCGCGCACTGGCCCCGCGGATCACCGACCCGGTGGTGCGCTCGGAGTTGCTGGCGGCGTGCGGGCTGCTGGCCGCGGAGGCGCCGAAGGAGCAGGTGGGCCTCGCGCCTCGCGAGGTGGACGTGCTGGCCTGCGTGGCCGCGGGCGCGACGAACGCGGTGACCGCCGAGCGGCTGGGCCTCAGGGCGGAGACGGTGAAGGGTTACCTGCGGTCGGCCATGCGCAAGCTGGGCGCGCACACCCGTGGGGAGGCCGTTGTGGCGGCCCGCCGGGCGGGGGTGCTGCCGTAGCCGAGCGAGCCGGTCCGTACAGGACTTATTCATTCAACGATGTACTGAATTTACCTATGCTTCAGTCTGTCCGCCGCCGTGTTGTTATATCCCTCACCACCGCGTCCGTCCGAATTTCAAGGAGTTGTTGCCTAGAATTTGGCTCGGACACGACACACGGAGGGGAGCGGTGACCGTGCGACGGGACTTCACGGAGCCTGCCAGAGGCCGCCCCGACCTGGTCATCGGCAGGGACGAACTGGTCACGGCGGCCCGCGACCAGCTGGCCGGTGGCGGCAGTGTGCTGCTCCACGGCCCGGCCGGAATAGGAAAGTCGACCGTGCTGCGGGCATTGGCCGCGGATTACGGCGAGGCGGCACGAACCGTGTTGCGCTGCTCGGCGACCGAGTCCGAATCCCACCTCCCCTTCCTGGCGCTCGCCGACCTCTTCGGCCTGGTCCTCCCGGAGATCTCCGACCGGCTGCCCGCGGCCCAGCGCACCGCCCTGGAGTCCGCCCTCACCGGCCGCGGCGAATCCACCCTCCAGCGCGACGGCCTCGCCCTGCGCCTCGCGGTGCTGTCGGCGCTGCGCGCGCTCGCCGCCGAGGGCCCCGTCCTGGTCGTCGCTGACGATCTGCAGTGGCTGGACTCGGCCAGCGCGGAACTCCTCGGCTTCGCGGCCCGCCGCCTGGGCGACACCCCCGTGCAGATGCTGTGCGCGGTCCGGACCGAGGGCCAGGAGTACGACCGCCATCTACGCGCGTCCCCGCCGGACACCCTCGCCGTCCGCCTCAACCCGCTCTCCCGCGCCCAGGTCTCCACCCTGCTGGACCACCGCGGCTACACCGACCTGCCGCGCTCCACGGTCCGCGAGATCCACCGCACCAGCGGCGGCAACCCCCTCTTCGCGCTGGAACTGGGCCGCGCCCTCGGCGAGAACCCCACCCCGCCCCGGCCCGGCGAGCCGCTGCCCGTGCCGACCTCGCTGCGGGCCCTGGTGCTCAGCCGGCTCGACATGCTCTCGGCCGAGGCCCGCCGCACACTCCTCGTCGCCAGCGCCGGCGCGCGCCCCACCCTGGCGCTGCTGCACGCGGCCGGCCGCGAGAACGCCGAGGCGGAGACGGCCCAGGCCGCGGCGCTCGGGCTGCTGGCGACCGAGCCGGAGGGCCCGGCCGTACGGTTCGCGCACCCGCTGATCTCGGCGGCTCTGTACGCGGAGGCGCCCGCGCAGGACCGGCGCGCCGCGCACGCCGCGCTGTCCACGGCCGCCTCGGACCCGATCGAGCGGGCCCGGCACCTCGCGCTGGCGACCACCGGCACCGATCCGGACGTGGCCGCCCGGCTCTCCGAGGCCGCCGCGCTGGCCCGGGACCGCGGCGCCCCGTCGGTGGCCGCCTCGCTCGGGCTGCTCGCGGCCCGGCACACCCCGGCCGACGGCGCACCGGGCCCGGACGAGCGGCGGCTGCTGGCCGCGGAGGACGCGATCACCGCCGGCGAGGTGGATCTCGCCCGGGACATCGCGCACGAGGTGCTGACCCGGGCCACGGTCCCCGCGGAACGGGTGCGGGCCTGGATGGTGGTGATCGAGGCGGCCGGTCAGGCCCTCGGCGACGTCGACGCCGTCTTCCCGAAGGTGCTGGCCGACGCGGGCGACGATCCGCGGCTGCTCGCCCTGGTCCACTACCAGCTGGCCTGGCGCGGTCTGGTCGTCGAGGGCGACTTCGCCGAGGCCCGGCAGGAGGCCGCGCACGCGGCGGAGCTCGCCGCACGGGGCGAGGACCGGCGCACCGAGCTGATGGCGCTCTCCTTCCAGGCCTCCATCGAGATCCTGATGGGCCACCCGGACGCCCCCGCGACCATCAAGCGGGCGCTGAAGGAGCCGCAGGACCCGTACGTGGCGTGCCACCACAACGGCGCAGGCGCCGCCCGGTTCCGCTGGCTGCTGATGAGCGACCAGCTGCCCGAGGCCCGCACGACGATCACAGCGCTGCTGCGCGAGGTCCAGCGGCGCGGCATGGTCGAGAGCGAGGTCCACTTCCAGCGCTTCCTCGCCGACACCGAGCTGCGCTCCGGGCACTGCGGCCGGGCGCTGGACCTGGCCCGCGAGAGTCTGCGGCTGGCCCGGGACTCCAGCATCGGCCTGGGAGCCTCGGCCATGCTCACCTCCCTCGCGGAGGCCTCCGGCGGGGACGTCGACCGGGCGCTCACGCTGGCCCGGGAGGCGGCGGACCGCGCGGAGGAGGACGGCGACCAGATGTATCTCTCCCGCGCCCTGGCCGCCCTCGGGTACGCCCAGCTGGTGGCCGGGGACGCGGCGGGCACCGTCCGGTCGCTGCGCCGGGTGCGGGAGCTGGAGCAGGGGCTCGGCATCACGGACCCGGCGCGCGGCCGCTGGCAGGGCGACCTCGCCGAGGCCCTGGTGCGGATCGGGGAGCCGGGCGAGGCGCAGGACGTGATCGACGTGACCCGAGAGCACGCGCTGCGGCTCGGCCGGGAGAGCGTGCTGGCCGTACTGGACCGGGCGGAGGCGCTGGTGCGCGCCGCCCGCGGCGACCTGGATGCCGCCCTCGCCCAGCTGACGTCGGTTCAGGACCGGCTGGCGAAGCTGGGATACGGCCTGGAGGAGGCGCGGGCCGCGTTCGAGCTGGCCCGGCTGCGCACCGGGCGGCCCGGACCGACGTCGTACGACGAGGCGGCGCGGCTGTTCCGGCGGTGCCGGGCGATGCCGTGGCTGCGCCAGGTCGACACCGCCGCCGCGGCCGGTCCGGCAAAGCCGCCCGTCCCCGTCGCGCAGGACACCACCCTCGACGCGCTGGAGGGGCTGGCGTCGATGGAGCGTCAGGTGGCCGCGCTCGTCATGGAGGGCGCGACCAACCGGGAGATAGCCGCGCGGCTGTTCATCAGCGTCAAGACGGTCGAGGCGACGCTGACCCGGGTCTACCGCAAACTGGGGATCCGCTCGCGGGTGGACATCGTCCGACTGGCGGCGGGGCGCCACGCGAAGTGAGGTGGGCGCGGGTTTACTGCCTGGACGGGCCGGCCGGCTGCGGGAGCCTTCGCGGGTTCGCCGGGGGAGCCTCAGCGGGCTCGGTGAGGTCTCTGTGGGGCGACCGAGGGTTTTCCCTGCCCCAACTCCCCTAGGGGGTTCCCTCATTGGGAAGACGGTGTGCCGGGTCATAGCTTTGGGGCGTGCCGCTCGCCCGGGCATACGGGGGTCGGTCCCGCGACCCCCGTTGCACCACCCCCCACACCCGCGCGACCCCCCACCGGCAACCCCCACTGAGGAGACTCATGTTCGGGCTCAACCGCGCAAGAAAGACCGCCGTCGTCGTCGCGGCGACCGCTGCAGCAGCCGCCACCGCGCTGCTCAGCGCCCCCAGCGCCGTCGCCGCGCCGCAGCCGATCGTCGGCGGCACGACGACCACCACGACGACGTACCCG includes these proteins:
- a CDS encoding AAA family ATPase: MTVRRDFTEPARGRPDLVIGRDELVTAARDQLAGGGSVLLHGPAGIGKSTVLRALAADYGEAARTVLRCSATESESHLPFLALADLFGLVLPEISDRLPAAQRTALESALTGRGESTLQRDGLALRLAVLSALRALAAEGPVLVVADDLQWLDSASAELLGFAARRLGDTPVQMLCAVRTEGQEYDRHLRASPPDTLAVRLNPLSRAQVSTLLDHRGYTDLPRSTVREIHRTSGGNPLFALELGRALGENPTPPRPGEPLPVPTSLRALVLSRLDMLSAEARRTLLVASAGARPTLALLHAAGRENAEAETAQAAALGLLATEPEGPAVRFAHPLISAALYAEAPAQDRRAAHAALSTAASDPIERARHLALATTGTDPDVAARLSEAAALARDRGAPSVAASLGLLAARHTPADGAPGPDERRLLAAEDAITAGEVDLARDIAHEVLTRATVPAERVRAWMVVIEAAGQALGDVDAVFPKVLADAGDDPRLLALVHYQLAWRGLVVEGDFAEARQEAAHAAELAARGEDRRTELMALSFQASIEILMGHPDAPATIKRALKEPQDPYVACHHNGAGAARFRWLLMSDQLPEARTTITALLREVQRRGMVESEVHFQRFLADTELRSGHCGRALDLARESLRLARDSSIGLGASAMLTSLAEASGGDVDRALTLAREAADRAEEDGDQMYLSRALAALGYAQLVAGDAAGTVRSLRRVRELEQGLGITDPARGRWQGDLAEALVRIGEPGEAQDVIDVTREHALRLGRESVLAVLDRAEALVRAARGDLDAALAQLTSVQDRLAKLGYGLEEARAAFELARLRTGRPGPTSYDEAARLFRRCRAMPWLRQVDTAAAAGPAKPPVPVAQDTTLDALEGLASMERQVAALVMEGATNREIAARLFISVKTVEATLTRVYRKLGIRSRVDIVRLAAGRHAK
- a CDS encoding response regulator transcription factor, with product MTADTGGGVEIRGALVRLRRTTGLPVAFGGLVEPGRQRMRISELIGTATPALSALAVTSGNGLGGKAVALARPCAVTDYSSSLQISHEYDAAVAQEGLRSILAVPVVVRRRVRGVLYGALRTAQPLGDRTLSAAVAAARDVEQALVVRDEARDLMAAARPEPARDADAAAAWEQVREAHAALRALAPRITDPVVRSELLAACGLLAAEAPKEQVGLAPREVDVLACVAAGATNAVTAERLGLRAETVKGYLRSAMRKLGAHTRGEAVVAARRAGVLP